One genomic segment of Arachis duranensis cultivar V14167 chromosome 4, aradu.V14167.gnm2.J7QH, whole genome shotgun sequence includes these proteins:
- the LOC107485286 gene encoding probable serine/threonine-protein kinase PBL1, with product MGCFTVLKSKKKKHDQIAYVKRVSHSEHVPTILPEPHTRTLQSAPPSFRTRVKPIQPSKMTYNRTRALSAPSTLDAAEQDALASVEYEEQEELRHRGGGSMKEQHLSSPQPLPLPSPKGGSSLNAMGSFKSVTANVPPNSSGPLPLPPTGSLRNFQYEEIAAACLNFSLDRCMSECLSSTIYKASFGDDSSSSSKKFEATVTRLHPSNQGLKEFISEVNTIASLQHPNLCKLLGFHAREGKEQRMLVYERLYHGSLDRLLYVRSDGPSLDWNTRMKIAICAAQGLTFLHEEGPFQAMYNEFSTANIQIDKDFSAKLSGYGCVGQLPEEEISSSSSAVGNLSMETLEKGMLTPKSNVWSFGIFLLELLTGRKNLDSRHPKEERNLVKWSRPFLADDYRLSLIMDPQLKGRFPSKAARTVADIAQRCLQKEPSERPTMRTVVKHLKMIQDLKYSCRFPLQEPATISGKHMSRSPSLNGIISPAPRLSYSPSPPPAVAPPSVSPPRWSGVPFLPPRACSSTLSLEELDRQESRKSSSSASRRASVEGF from the exons ATGGGGTGTTTTACTGTTTtgaaaagcaagaagaaaaagcatgacCAAATTGCATATGTAAAACGAGTAAGCCACAGTGAGCATGTACCTACAATATTGCCTGAACCTCATACTCGCACGCTCCAATCTGCACCTCCTAGTTTTAGGACAAGAGTTAAACCCATTCAACCTAGTAAAATGACTTACAATAGAACAAGAGCATTATCTGCTCCATCAACTCTTGACGCAGCGGAACAAGATGCTTTGGCTTCGGTTGAGTATGAGGAACAAGAAGAGTTGAGACACCGAGGAGGAGGATCAATGAAGGAGCAGCATTTGTCTAGCCCACAACCTTTACCGCTTCCATCTCCTAAGGGTGGCAGTTCATTGAACGCAATGGGCAGCTTTAAGTCAGTGACAGCTAATGTTCCTCCAAATTCTTCTGGACCTTTGCCGCTTCCACCTACAGGGTCACTTCGAAACTTTCAGTATGAGGAAATTGCAGCTGCTTGCCTCAATTTCTCCTTGGATCGATGCATGTCGGAATGCCTTTCTTCCACCATATATAAAGCTTCCTTTGGCGATGATTCTTCTTCAAGCTCAAAGAAGTTTGAAGCCACTGTCACGCGTCTACACCCATCAAATCag GGCTTAAAGGAATTCATAAGTGAGGTCAATACTATAGCATCTTTGCAGCATCCAAACCTCTGTAAATTGCTAGGGTTTCATGCGCGTGAAGGTAAGGAACAAAGAATGTTGGTTTATGAGAGGCTATACCATGGAAGCTTGGACCGCCTGTTGTACGTGAGATCTGATGGCCCGTCTCTTGATTGgaacacaagaatgaaaatcgCTATATGTGCTGCACAAGGTCTTACTTTCTTGCATGAAGAAGGGCCTTTTCAG GCAATGTATAATGAATTCTCAACAGCTAACATACAGATAGACAAAGATTTCAGTGCCAAGCTTTCAGGGTACGGTTGCGTTGGACAACTTCCTGAGGAAGAGATATCGAGCAGTTCATCC GCTGTTGGCAACCTATCAATGGAGACACTGGAAAAAGGAATGCTCACACCAAAAAGCAACGTATGGAGTTTTGGAATTTTTCTTCTAGAGCTTCTTACTGGAAGAAAGAATCTGGATAGTCGTCACCCCAAGGAAGAGAGAAATTTGGTCAAGTGGAGCCGTCCCTTCCTAGCCGACGATTATCGACTCTCATTGATTATGGATCCTCAACTCAAGGGTCGCTTTCCCTCCAAAGCAGCGAGAACTGTAGCTGACATTGCCCAAAGATGCCTTCAGAAGGAGCCGTCTGAGAGACCAACCATGAGGACTGTTGTCAAGCACCTAAAAATGATACAGGATTTAAAGTATTCTTGCCGTTTCCCGCTTCAAGAACCAGCCACAATCTCCGGAAAACATATGTCGAGATCCCCAAGTCTTAACGGCATCATCAGCCCTGCTCCTAGGCTGAGTTACTCGCCGTCTCCCCCACCAGCAGTGGCCCCGCCATCTGTTTCACCTCCAAGATGGTCCGGAGTCCCGTTCCTTCCTCCGCGTGCGTGTTCCTCTACCCTCTCCCTGGAGGAGCTCGATAGGCAGGAGAGCCGCAAGTCATCGTCCTCGGCCTCTAGGAGGGCTAGTGTGGAAGGTTTTTGA